From the genome of Brevinematales bacterium:
ATATAATAATTGCTCGAAAATAAATGAGACCCCGACGCCCCTTTCGTCTAGTGGTTAGGACACAGGGTTTTCATCCCTGCAGCAGTGGTTCGATTCCCCTAAGGGGTACATGATACCGTCTATCGAAGGATAGGCGGTTTTTTTTTATTATAGTCAAGGGAAAAAACACAAGTGGTTTTTTTATGGCAAAAATTTACCGGCAGTACTCGGATTGCTCCTTGTACCGCCGGTTTCTATAGAAGAAAGGGGGGATTTAAATTTTCATCGTATTTAGTATAACTTACTTCTCCATATCTGACAATCGGGGAATCCCTGATTTTTCACTACGAAAAACCTGATTAAACGGTTATCTTTTCCCACATCGCATATTCTATCAGATCGCCGAGGCTTTTTATCTCGTATTTATTCATTATCGAAACGAGTCGCTTCCTTAATTCGTCTACCGGGATATTCAGCTTCTCAGATATCGCGTCCACCGAATACTTATCGGAAAGCAGTTGAAGGATCACCCTTTCATCCTCCGTAATCAGACCGGTTTCCTTCGGCGTACCCAAACCGGTATAGTCGCATGAATCTTCCTCCATCATCTTCGCGATTTCACCGCCGAGATAAATCTTTCCCTGGTTGACGCTGTGAATCGCTTCAATCAGGCAATCGATTGAGGAATCTTTCGGGACAAACCCCAGCGCGCCGGCCGCCAGTGCTTTTTTAATGATCTGTTTATCGGCGTACATGGAAAACGCGACGATGTGTATTTCGGGGAAATCCTTGGTTATTTTCTGGGATGCTTCTATACCGTTCATTTTCGGCATCGAGATGTCCATGACAATCACATCGGGAAGAAGGACGCCGGCTTCCTCGAATGTTTCTTTTCCATCCACGGCTTCGCCCACTATCTCAATATCGCTTTCCTTCTTCAGGAATTCTATTATCGATTTGCGTACCATCCGGTGATCATCGGCAATAATGACACGAATTTTTTCTGCCATGAATTCCTCGAATATTTAGTATATTATTATAAGGATATATTATGAGGAATAATATAGGTAAAACCCTGATTTTTTGCGTCGAAAAACCTGATTCGTTATTCGAGCGAGGTAAGCCCTTCGCGGATGGCGAGCTTGGTAAGTTCCGCGATACTATGCGTCCCGAGTTTGGTCATAATCTGCTGGCGGTGCGTCTCGACGGTCTTGATGCTTAAAAACAACTGCGCGGCGATATCCTTCGTAGATTTTCCCTCGACTAATAACTGTAGAACCTCCCGTTCGCGGGCGGACAGTATCTGAAAGATAGACTGCTCCTTTTTCCGCAGCTGTTCCACATAATCGCCAACAACCACGTCGGTGATCGACTTACTGAGAAATATCCGCCCCGCGATAACTGTTCGAACGGCGTCGATCAATTCTTCCGCAGCGCAATCCTTCAGCAGGAATCCCTTCGCCCCGCCTTCCAGCATATTTGCGATAAAACGTTTATCATGGTGCATCGATAGCGCGATAATATGCGTTCCGGGAAACTCGCTGTTTATCATACGGGTCGCCTCCATACCGTTCAAGTCCGGCATAGAAATATCCATGATGATGATATTCGGCGAATGCTTTCTTACCAGTTCGATAGCCTCATACCCGTTACCCGCCTCGCCTATCACCTCGATATCCGGCTCGCTTTCCAGCAGCGACCTGATACCTTTCCTGACAATCGAATGGTCATCCGCCAGCGCGATTTTTATTTTCATGCTGTTCCCCATTTTTCCCTTCCTCCAACGGTATATTTAATCGAACCGACGTCCCGTGTCCCGGAACGGATTCAATTTCCATCACCCCGTCAATAATCCTCAATCTCTCACGGATACTGAATAGACCGAACCCCGCTAGATTATCGGAACTTTTTTCCAGTTGCTCCACTTTAAATCCCTTTCCCTTGTCCTCGACAGTAATTTCAAGTAATTCCGGGTTATCCACCCTGATCGAAAGTTTCGCGGCCATAGTTCCCGAATGTTTCGCGACATTCATCAGCAATTCACGTACAATCTGGAAGAGCGCGATGCTCATATCCTGGGTAATATTCAGACTCTCCACATTTTTTTCAATCCGGGTTTTTACCCGGTACTTTTTTTCCAACTGCTCGGTCAGCCATTCCAGCCCGGAAATCAGGCCGAATTCATATAA
Proteins encoded in this window:
- a CDS encoding response regulator transcription factor; translation: MAEKIRVIIADDHRMVRKSIIEFLKKESDIEIVGEAVDGKETFEEAGVLLPDVIVMDISMPKMNGIEASQKITKDFPEIHIVAFSMYADKQIIKKALAAGALGFVPKDSSIDCLIEAIHSVNQGKIYLGGEIAKMMEEDSCDYTGLGTPKETGLITEDERVILQLLSDKYSVDAISEKLNIPVDELRKRLVSIMNKYEIKSLGDLIEYAMWEKITV
- a CDS encoding response regulator transcription factor gives rise to the protein MKIKIALADDHSIVRKGIRSLLESEPDIEVIGEAGNGYEAIELVRKHSPNIIIMDISMPDLNGMEATRMINSEFPGTHIIALSMHHDKRFIANMLEGGAKGFLLKDCAAEELIDAVRTVIAGRIFLSKSITDVVVGDYVEQLRKKEQSIFQILSAREREVLQLLVEGKSTKDIAAQLFLSIKTVETHRQQIMTKLGTHSIAELTKLAIREGLTSLE